From a region of the Streptomyces venezuelae genome:
- a CDS encoding spermidine synthase gives MPDVDRDRAWLLTVDGAPQSYVDLDDPQHLEFEYVRRLAHVLDCAAEPGRALDLLHLGGGALTLPRYAAATRAGSRQTVVEFDAGLVGLVAEHLPLAPGSGVSVHTADARAWLEAAPAAGVDVVVADVFGGSRVPAQLTSVEYARAAARVLRPGGLYAANLADGAPFDFLRAQVANFAEAFAELALIAEPAVLRGRRFGNAVLLASDAPLEVGALARRCAADAFPARVEYGDGLARFRKGAAPVADADAAPSPAPPEGAFSLG, from the coding sequence ATGCCGGACGTGGACCGGGACCGGGCCTGGCTGCTGACCGTCGACGGGGCCCCGCAGTCGTACGTGGACCTGGACGATCCGCAGCACCTGGAGTTCGAGTACGTACGCCGCCTCGCACACGTCCTGGACTGCGCCGCCGAGCCGGGGCGCGCGCTGGACCTGCTGCACCTCGGCGGCGGCGCGCTCACCCTGCCGCGCTACGCCGCGGCGACCCGGGCCGGCTCCCGGCAGACGGTCGTCGAGTTCGACGCGGGCCTGGTCGGCCTGGTGGCCGAGCACCTGCCGCTCGCGCCGGGCTCGGGGGTCAGCGTGCACACCGCCGACGCCCGCGCCTGGCTGGAGGCGGCGCCCGCGGCCGGCGTGGACGTGGTGGTGGCCGACGTGTTCGGCGGCTCACGGGTGCCGGCGCAGCTGACGTCGGTGGAGTACGCCCGGGCCGCCGCGCGGGTGCTGAGGCCCGGCGGGCTGTACGCGGCGAACCTGGCCGACGGGGCGCCCTTCGACTTCCTGCGGGCGCAGGTGGCGAACTTCGCCGAGGCGTTCGCGGAGCTGGCGCTGATCGCCGAGCCGGCGGTGCTGCGGGGGAGGCGGTTCGGGAACGCCGTACTGCTGGCCTCCGACGCCCCGCTGGAGGTGGGCGCGCTGGCCCGCCGGTGCGCGGCCGACGCCTTTCCCGCCCGGGTGGAGTACGGGGACGGGCTGGCCCGGTTCAGGAAGGGCGCGGCGCCGGTGGCCGACGCGGACGCGGCACCGTCCCCGGCGCCCCCGGAGGGTGCGTTCAGCCTGGGGTGA
- a CDS encoding DMT family transporter: MTALFALATAVLWGLADFGGGLLTRRIPALTVVVVSQVVAVVVLGAVVLGTGAWQEAGPQLWFAVGAGLVGPVAMLSFYKALALGPMGVVSPLGSLGVVVPVTVGLILGERPGLGQFAGIAVAVVGIVLAGGPELRGAPVQRQAVILTLVAAFGFGAVMALISEASSSITGLFLALFVQRVTNVAVGGAALWAQTRRGIPALPAGSGPKLLWSLLPALAFVGLADVAANGTYSIAAQNGPVTMAAVLSSLYPVITALAAFAVLKERLRTVQAAGAGLALAGTVLLAAG, translated from the coding sequence ATGACCGCCCTCTTCGCCCTGGCCACAGCCGTGCTGTGGGGGCTCGCCGACTTCGGCGGCGGGCTGCTGACCCGCCGGATCCCGGCGCTCACGGTGGTCGTGGTCTCGCAGGTCGTCGCCGTGGTGGTGCTCGGCGCGGTGGTCCTCGGCACCGGCGCCTGGCAGGAGGCCGGTCCGCAGCTGTGGTTCGCGGTCGGCGCGGGCCTGGTCGGGCCGGTCGCCATGCTCAGCTTCTACAAGGCGCTGGCCCTCGGCCCGATGGGCGTGGTCTCACCGCTGGGCTCCCTCGGCGTGGTCGTGCCCGTCACCGTGGGGCTGATACTCGGCGAGCGGCCCGGCCTCGGCCAGTTCGCGGGGATCGCCGTGGCGGTCGTCGGCATCGTCCTGGCGGGCGGTCCGGAGCTGCGCGGCGCGCCCGTCCAGCGGCAGGCCGTCATCCTCACCCTGGTCGCGGCCTTCGGCTTCGGCGCGGTGATGGCCCTGATCTCGGAGGCCTCCAGCAGCATCACCGGACTGTTCCTCGCGCTGTTCGTGCAGCGGGTCACCAATGTCGCCGTGGGTGGCGCCGCCCTGTGGGCGCAGACCCGGCGCGGCATACCCGCGCTTCCGGCCGGTTCCGGCCCGAAGCTCCTGTGGAGCCTGCTGCCCGCCCTGGCCTTCGTCGGCCTCGCGGACGTCGCGGCGAACGGCACGTATTCCATAGCCGCGCAGAACGGCCCGGTCACCATGGCCGCCGTGCTGTCCTCGCTCTACCCGGTGATCACCGCGCTCGCCGCCTTCGCCGTGCTCAAGGAACGGCTGCGTACGGTCCAGGCCGCGGGCGCCGGCCTGGCCCTCGCCGGAACGGTTCTCCTGGCCGCGGGCTGA
- a CDS encoding DedA family protein, with amino-acid sequence MHIQEWLETIPAVSIYLLVGLVIGLESLGIPLPGEIILVSSALLASQHGEIDPVILGLCAITGAIVGDSIGYAIGRRGGKPLLERLGRRFPKHFGPQQVALAERSFEKWGMWAVFFGRFVALLRIFAGPLAGVLHMPYWRFLVANVLGGILWAGGTTAVIYSVGIVAEPWLKRFSWLALGLAVLFGLAVTLVVRSRMKKAAAAAGTAAEAEIPSQQAARATVGE; translated from the coding sequence GTGCACATCCAGGAATGGCTGGAGACGATTCCGGCGGTCAGCATCTATCTCCTGGTGGGTCTGGTCATCGGCCTGGAGAGCCTCGGCATCCCGCTGCCCGGAGAGATCATCCTGGTCAGCTCGGCGCTGCTGGCCTCGCAGCACGGGGAGATCGACCCCGTGATCCTGGGACTCTGCGCGATCACCGGAGCGATCGTCGGCGACTCGATCGGCTACGCGATCGGCCGCCGCGGCGGCAAGCCGCTGCTGGAGCGGCTGGGGCGGCGCTTCCCGAAGCACTTCGGACCCCAGCAGGTGGCGCTGGCGGAGCGCTCGTTCGAGAAGTGGGGCATGTGGGCCGTCTTCTTCGGACGGTTCGTCGCACTGCTGCGGATCTTCGCGGGGCCGCTCGCGGGCGTGCTGCACATGCCCTACTGGCGGTTCCTGGTCGCCAACGTCCTCGGCGGCATCCTCTGGGCCGGCGGCACCACGGCCGTCATCTACTCGGTCGGGATCGTCGCCGAGCCGTGGCTGAAGCGGTTCTCCTGGCTGGCCCTGGGACTCGCCGTGCTGTTCGGGCTCGCGGTCACGCTCGTGGTGCGCAGCCGGATGAAGAAGGCGGCCGCAGCCGCCGGCACGGCCGCCGAAGCGGAGATCCCCTCGCAGCAGGCGGCCCGGGCCACCGTCGGCGAATGA
- a CDS encoding MFS transporter, with protein MSSPRTEIPRTPANRRRPEWAGRNYSLLTGAAIITNLGSHGAHIAAAFAVMQSGGSVGDVGLIAAARTLPLVLFLLIGGAIADRLPRHRVMVAANVLNCLSQAAFAALVLAGEPQLWQMMLLTALCGTGTAFFNPAAEGMLLSTVSGEHSNRAFALFRMAINGAGIGGAALGGAMIAAVGPGWVLAADAAAFAVAGALRTFLDVSHVPDRAPGGGLLADLREGWVEVRTRPWLWSIVLQFSVVVAVVGAADAVYGPLVARDQLGGPAPWGVALAFFGVGTIAGAVLMMAWKPRRLLLVGTLCVFPLALPSAGLAVPLPVWGLCVVMFVSGAAIEVFGVNWMTAMHQEIPEEKFSRVTAYDWFGSVSMLPVATALAGPAEAAFGRTEALWGCAVLVVVPTALVLLVPDVRRMTRRAHGKTVAGAAPAPAEQRPTEAVGH; from the coding sequence GTGAGCTCTCCCCGCACCGAAATACCCCGTACGCCCGCGAACCGCCGTCGGCCCGAGTGGGCCGGCCGCAACTACAGCCTGCTGACGGGCGCGGCGATCATCACGAACCTGGGGAGCCACGGAGCGCACATCGCGGCCGCCTTCGCGGTCATGCAGTCCGGCGGATCCGTCGGCGACGTCGGCCTGATCGCGGCCGCCCGCACCCTGCCGCTCGTCCTCTTCCTGCTCATCGGCGGCGCCATCGCCGACCGGCTGCCCCGGCACCGCGTGATGGTCGCGGCCAACGTCCTGAACTGCCTCTCGCAGGCCGCCTTCGCCGCCCTCGTCCTCGCGGGCGAACCGCAGCTGTGGCAGATGATGCTGCTGACCGCGCTGTGCGGCACCGGTACGGCCTTCTTCAACCCCGCGGCCGAGGGCATGCTGCTCTCCACCGTCTCCGGCGAACACTCCAACCGGGCCTTCGCGCTCTTCCGCATGGCGATCAACGGCGCCGGCATCGGGGGCGCGGCCCTCGGCGGAGCGATGATCGCCGCGGTGGGCCCGGGCTGGGTGCTGGCCGCCGACGCGGCGGCCTTCGCCGTCGCCGGCGCCCTGCGCACCTTCCTCGACGTCAGCCACGTACCCGACCGCGCCCCCGGCGGGGGTCTGCTGGCCGATCTGCGCGAGGGCTGGGTGGAGGTCCGGACCCGCCCCTGGCTGTGGAGCATCGTGCTCCAGTTCTCCGTCGTGGTGGCCGTCGTCGGCGCCGCCGACGCGGTCTACGGACCGCTGGTCGCCCGGGACCAGCTGGGCGGGCCCGCGCCCTGGGGCGTGGCCCTGGCCTTCTTCGGTGTCGGCACCATCGCCGGGGCCGTCCTGATGATGGCGTGGAAACCGCGCCGTCTGCTGCTCGTCGGCACGCTGTGCGTGTTCCCGCTGGCGCTGCCCTCGGCGGGACTCGCCGTGCCGCTGCCCGTGTGGGGACTGTGCGTGGTGATGTTCGTGAGCGGCGCCGCGATCGAGGTCTTCGGCGTGAACTGGATGACCGCGATGCACCAGGAGATCCCGGAGGAGAAGTTCTCCCGGGTCACCGCCTACGACTGGTTCGGCTCGGTGTCGATGCTGCCGGTGGCCACCGCGCTGGCCGGGCCCGCCGAAGCGGCTTTCGGGCGCACCGAGGCCCTGTGGGGCTGCGCGGTCCTGGTCGTCGTGCCCACCGCCCTGGTCCTCCTGGTCCCGGACGTCCGCCGTATGACCCGCAGGGCGCACGGCAAGACGGTCGCCGGGGCGGCCCCCGCCCCGGCCGAGCAGAGGCCCACCGAGGCCGTCGGCCACTGA
- a CDS encoding gamma carbonic anhydrase family protein — MTHQAAQALVAGVGGRNPDIDPTAFTAPTSVVVGDVTLAAGASIWYSAVLRADCGPITLGADSNVQDNCTVHVDPGFPVSIGERVSIGHNAVVHGCTVEDDCLIGMGATVLNGAVIGAGSLVAAQALVPQGMVVPPGSLVAGVPAKVRRELTDEEREGIKVNALMYVELAKQHRASVTPDA, encoded by the coding sequence ATGACGCACCAGGCGGCCCAGGCACTCGTGGCGGGTGTCGGCGGCAGGAACCCGGACATCGACCCGACGGCCTTCACGGCTCCGACCTCGGTCGTGGTCGGCGACGTCACCCTCGCCGCGGGCGCGAGCATCTGGTACTCGGCGGTGCTGCGCGCCGACTGCGGCCCGATCACGCTCGGCGCCGACAGCAACGTGCAGGACAACTGCACGGTGCACGTGGACCCCGGCTTCCCGGTCTCGATCGGCGAGCGCGTGTCCATCGGGCACAACGCCGTCGTACACGGCTGCACCGTCGAGGACGACTGCCTGATCGGCATGGGCGCGACCGTCCTGAACGGCGCCGTGATCGGCGCCGGTTCGCTGGTGGCGGCGCAGGCCCTGGTCCCGCAGGGCATGGTCGTGCCGCCCGGCTCCCTCGTCGCCGGCGTGCCTGCCAAGGTCCGCCGTGAGCTGACCGACGAGGAACGCGAGGGCATCAAGGTCAACGCCCTGATGTACGTGGAACTGGCCAAGCAGCACCGGGCGTCGGTGACTCCGGACGCCTAA
- a CDS encoding glycoside hydrolase family 3 protein — MSEAVSRRSAMRLLAAAGTAGAALGTGACAPGMPPGTGARQAPPAAPAAAEAKGAARVDALLERLTLDEKTALLHGAPDPAPLGQAGYVPGVPRLGIPALRLADGPAGVRVARPATALPAPVLLASAFDPALAREYGRVIGREGRALGQDVLLSPMVNLIRTPYAGRNFETFAEDPRLTADLVGEMIRGIQDEGLIATVKHFALNNQEHGRDTVDVIAAEQTLHETELRGFEAAVAAGAGAVMGAYNKVNGVHACENKPLLDELLRGSWGFDGWVMSDWDATHSTVAAIGAGLDMEMPGGTHFGAPLREAVRAGSVPEDAVDLAVHRILTTMDRFGLLAAPPAARPRRDGAAGARTARKVATAGAVLLRNEHGTLPLTGAAARSIAVIGPTGQVPFVSGGGSAHVVPDGADAPLTAIRRRAGNGSTVRHALGEDLYGRPLPPKLLTPAADLDGRAVDPGHVWSHEGEFRLAADDEWTLLVHYTGKRPVVRLDGEELFPVRQGVAEYFAGGLLGSAPDGMSVRRTTLALKAGTHRLAVTAEGGDKGQRFRLRHTTGAIRAADLAEAVKTAKSVRSVVLFAYEDATEGRDRTTLALPGGQERLIDAVAAANPRTTVVLNTSSSTTMPWLSRTGAVLQMYYPGQEGAGATADLLFGDVDPGGRLTQTFPADEQATPVGGDPLRYPGVGGRQEYSEGIHIGHRWYDAQRVTPLFPFGHGLSYTTWQYEKLTVRPERGGLRVEFTVRNTGRRKGTEVAQVYVGPSAELELDQPVRALAGYRRLVLAPGEAERVTVDITERALSSWDPERHAWVLGSGRRQVFVGRSSRELPLRSKAVVTSR, encoded by the coding sequence ATGAGCGAGGCCGTGTCCAGACGTTCCGCGATGCGACTGCTCGCGGCGGCGGGCACGGCGGGCGCGGCCCTCGGAACGGGTGCCTGCGCGCCCGGGATGCCGCCGGGTACGGGAGCCCGCCAGGCGCCTCCCGCCGCACCGGCCGCAGCCGAGGCCAAGGGCGCCGCCCGGGTCGACGCCCTGCTGGAGCGGCTCACCCTCGACGAGAAGACCGCCCTGCTGCACGGAGCCCCCGACCCCGCCCCGCTCGGCCAGGCGGGCTACGTGCCCGGCGTACCGCGCCTGGGCATCCCGGCACTGCGCCTCGCCGACGGGCCCGCCGGGGTGCGGGTCGCCCGACCCGCGACGGCACTGCCCGCGCCGGTCCTGCTCGCCTCCGCCTTCGACCCGGCACTGGCCCGCGAGTACGGCCGCGTCATCGGCCGGGAGGGCCGGGCGCTCGGCCAGGACGTGCTGCTGTCACCCATGGTCAACCTCATCCGCACCCCGTACGCGGGCCGGAACTTCGAGACTTTCGCCGAGGACCCGCGCCTGACCGCGGACCTCGTCGGCGAGATGATCCGCGGCATCCAGGACGAGGGCCTCATCGCCACCGTCAAGCACTTCGCCCTCAACAACCAGGAGCACGGCCGCGACACCGTCGACGTGATCGCCGCCGAGCAGACCCTCCACGAGACCGAGCTACGGGGCTTTGAGGCCGCCGTGGCGGCCGGCGCGGGCGCCGTCATGGGGGCCTACAACAAGGTCAACGGCGTCCACGCCTGCGAGAACAAGCCCCTCCTCGACGAACTGCTGCGCGGCAGCTGGGGCTTCGACGGCTGGGTGATGTCCGACTGGGACGCCACCCACAGCACCGTCGCCGCCATCGGCGCCGGCCTCGACATGGAGATGCCCGGCGGCACCCACTTCGGCGCACCGCTGCGCGAGGCCGTGCGCGCGGGCTCCGTACCCGAGGACGCCGTCGACCTCGCCGTCCACCGGATCCTGACCACCATGGACCGCTTCGGGCTGCTCGCGGCTCCCCCCGCCGCACGGCCCCGGCGCGACGGCGCCGCCGGGGCGCGGACCGCCCGCAAGGTGGCCACCGCGGGAGCGGTGCTGCTGCGCAACGAGCACGGCACCCTGCCCCTGACCGGCGCCGCAGCCCGCTCGATCGCGGTGATCGGACCGACCGGCCAGGTGCCCTTCGTCAGCGGCGGCGGGAGCGCGCACGTGGTCCCCGACGGGGCGGACGCACCGCTCACCGCCATCCGGCGCCGGGCGGGCAACGGTTCGACCGTCCGGCACGCCCTCGGAGAGGACCTGTACGGGCGGCCGCTCCCGCCGAAGCTGCTGACCCCGGCCGCCGACCTGGACGGGCGGGCCGTGGACCCCGGGCACGTCTGGAGCCACGAGGGCGAGTTCCGCCTCGCGGCCGACGACGAGTGGACCCTGCTCGTCCACTACACCGGGAAGCGGCCCGTCGTACGCCTGGACGGGGAGGAGCTGTTCCCGGTCCGGCAGGGTGTGGCCGAGTACTTCGCCGGCGGACTGCTCGGCTCCGCACCCGACGGGATGAGCGTCCGCCGCACCACCCTCGCCCTCAAGGCGGGCACCCACCGGCTCGCCGTGACCGCCGAGGGCGGGGACAAGGGCCAGCGGTTCCGGCTCCGGCACACCACCGGGGCGATCCGCGCCGCAGACCTCGCCGAGGCCGTGAAGACCGCGAAGTCGGTCCGCAGCGTCGTGCTGTTCGCCTACGAGGACGCCACCGAGGGCCGGGACCGGACCACCCTGGCCCTCCCGGGCGGGCAGGAGCGGCTGATCGACGCCGTGGCCGCAGCCAACCCCCGTACGACCGTCGTGCTCAACACCTCCTCCAGTACGACGATGCCGTGGCTCTCCCGTACCGGTGCCGTCCTCCAGATGTACTACCCGGGCCAGGAGGGCGCCGGAGCCACCGCCGACCTGCTCTTCGGCGACGTGGACCCCGGAGGCCGCCTCACCCAGACCTTCCCGGCCGACGAACAGGCCACCCCGGTCGGCGGCGACCCGCTGCGCTACCCGGGCGTGGGCGGCCGCCAGGAGTACTCCGAGGGCATCCACATCGGCCACCGCTGGTACGACGCCCAGCGCGTGACCCCGCTGTTCCCCTTCGGGCACGGGCTCTCGTACACCACCTGGCAGTACGAGAAGCTCACCGTCCGGCCGGAGCGGGGCGGGCTGCGCGTGGAGTTCACCGTCCGCAACACCGGACGCCGCAAGGGCACCGAGGTGGCCCAGGTGTACGTCGGCCCGTCCGCGGAGCTGGAGCTCGACCAGCCGGTGCGCGCACTGGCCGGCTACCGGCGACTGGTCCTGGCGCCGGGCGAGGCGGAGCGGGTCACCGTCGACATCACCGAGCGGGCGCTGTCGTCATGGGATCCCGAGCGGCACGCGTGGGTGCTCGGTTCCGGCCGACGGCAGGTGTTCGTGGGCCGTTCGTCCCGTGAACTGCCGCTGAGGTCCAAGGCGGTCGTGACGAGCCGATAG
- a CDS encoding CoA-binding protein translates to MYGDPATIRKILTELGDTWAVVGLSNNQDRAAYGVARVLQRFGKRVIPVHPKAETVHGEPGYASLADIPFKVDVVDVFVNSELAGPVADQAAAVGAEAVWFQLGVIDEAAYARTRGAGLEMVMDRCPAIEIPAL, encoded by the coding sequence GTGTACGGCGATCCGGCAACCATCCGCAAGATCCTCACCGAGCTGGGCGACACCTGGGCCGTGGTGGGACTCTCGAACAACCAGGACCGCGCGGCCTACGGGGTGGCGCGGGTGCTCCAGCGGTTCGGCAAGCGCGTGATCCCCGTGCATCCCAAGGCCGAGACCGTGCACGGTGAGCCCGGGTACGCCTCGCTGGCGGACATCCCGTTCAAGGTGGACGTGGTGGACGTGTTCGTGAACAGCGAGCTGGCCGGTCCCGTGGCCGACCAGGCCGCCGCCGTCGGCGCCGAGGCCGTCTGGTTCCAGCTCGGCGTGATCGACGAGGCGGCCTACGCCCGGACCCGCGGGGCGGGGCTGGAGATGGTCATGGACCGCTGCCCCGCGATCGAGATCCCGGCGCTCTAG
- a CDS encoding ankyrin repeat domain-containing protein — MTATARAEPHWSAEGREDHYHPLVNGLGRAAEAGDTAAVRLLLAGGAEADAWVLGGRRALDLAVCAGHAEVVRLLLAAGADPRVEAGPYGEATPMAMAAMLGHTEVARALLDAGAPPGGPAGRAGYVPLILAAVALQKGDPETVDLLLDRGADIEETRRDRTPLDWAARFGCPASVARLLERGAALTERTVREGVAGQEATGSATPGPGTRHDDYRAVRALLAAAWDSR; from the coding sequence ATGACGGCGACGGCGCGAGCGGAGCCGCACTGGTCGGCCGAGGGCCGGGAGGACCACTACCACCCGTTGGTGAACGGGCTCGGCCGTGCCGCCGAGGCGGGCGACACGGCCGCCGTGCGGTTGTTGCTGGCCGGGGGAGCGGAGGCCGACGCCTGGGTCCTCGGCGGCCGGCGGGCGCTGGACCTGGCCGTGTGCGCCGGCCACGCGGAGGTCGTCCGGCTGCTCCTCGCGGCGGGCGCGGACCCCCGGGTCGAGGCGGGCCCCTACGGCGAGGCGACGCCGATGGCCATGGCCGCGATGCTCGGGCACACGGAGGTGGCCCGGGCCCTGCTCGACGCCGGGGCCCCACCGGGCGGCCCCGCGGGCCGGGCGGGCTACGTGCCGCTGATCCTGGCGGCCGTCGCGCTGCAGAAGGGGGACCCGGAGACGGTGGACCTGCTGCTGGACCGGGGCGCCGACATCGAGGAGACGAGGCGGGACCGCACCCCGCTCGACTGGGCGGCCCGCTTCGGGTGCCCGGCCTCGGTGGCACGGCTCCTGGAGCGGGGCGCCGCCCTCACCGAGCGGACCGTCCGGGAAGGGGTCGCGGGGCAGGAGGCCACCGGCAGCGCGACGCCGGGCCCCGGAACGCGACACGACGACTACAGGGCCGTCAGGGCCCTGCTCGCGGCCGCGTGGGACAGCCGTTAG
- a CDS encoding acyltransferase, whose product MPKKQNTFSSLTAARRRLASRVVHTGWRWMQQAGAVTAQTPGRLRFGAIGDGTRLAFPQGTVFGERWIRLGGHCIIGEQVTLTAGMMPDLDLGSEPMLVLGDGVVIGRNSHVIADARITIGSNTFCGPDVYITSTNHSYDDPHEPVGRQWPRSTPVEIGPGCWLGTGSVILPGARLGRNVVVAAGAVVRGEVPDHAVVAGAPARIVRRWQPETGWQPPLRTPAPVPIPDGMTSEQLRGLAELTEAELAEAELAEAELAETELAEAERS is encoded by the coding sequence GTGCCGAAGAAACAGAACACGTTCTCATCTCTGACGGCCGCGCGCCGCCGGCTGGCGAGCCGCGTGGTCCACACCGGCTGGCGCTGGATGCAGCAGGCCGGCGCGGTCACCGCGCAGACCCCGGGGCGGCTCAGGTTCGGTGCGATCGGGGACGGAACCCGGCTCGCCTTCCCGCAGGGCACCGTCTTCGGCGAGCGGTGGATCCGGCTCGGCGGGCACTGCATCATCGGCGAGCAGGTGACGCTCACCGCCGGGATGATGCCGGACCTCGACCTGGGGTCCGAGCCGATGCTGGTGCTCGGCGACGGGGTGGTCATCGGCCGCAACAGCCATGTCATCGCCGACGCCCGGATCACCATCGGGTCGAACACCTTCTGCGGCCCGGACGTCTACATCACGTCCACCAACCACAGCTACGACGACCCGCACGAGCCCGTCGGCCGGCAGTGGCCGCGCAGCACACCCGTGGAGATCGGGCCCGGGTGCTGGCTCGGCACCGGATCGGTGATCCTGCCGGGCGCGCGCCTCGGCCGCAACGTGGTGGTGGCAGCGGGCGCGGTCGTACGGGGAGAGGTCCCCGACCACGCCGTGGTGGCGGGGGCGCCGGCGCGGATCGTACGGCGCTGGCAGCCGGAGACGGGCTGGCAGCCGCCGCTGCGCACGCCGGCGCCGGTACCGATCCCGGACGGGATGACGTCGGAGCAGCTGCGCGGTCTGGCAGAGCTCACGGAGGCAGAACTCGCCGAAGCCGAGCTCGCGGAAGCCGAGCTCGCGGAGACAGAGCTGGCGGAGGCCGAGCGCTCGTAG
- a CDS encoding patatin-like phospholipase family protein, with the protein MSTDTALVLGGGGLTGIGWECGILYGLARAGVDLTNAGLVVGTSAGSVVGAQLTSGLLTPQELYERQLGGAEGEVAARLGAGLLARYAVAMARSRTATAYRQRVGALALAAHTVGEKERRDVLASRLVSREWPERRLVVTAVDAQSGELEAFERGSGSGLVDAVSASCAVPGVWPPVTVGGRRFIDGGIRSATNADLAVGHARVVIIAPISLGSKLVPSPSAQAARLREAGARVLLITPSAAARKAFGRNVLDPARRDPAARAGLAQAAEHVEEAAAVWSAGAA; encoded by the coding sequence ATGAGCACGGACACGGCGCTGGTGCTCGGCGGCGGCGGACTGACCGGAATCGGCTGGGAGTGCGGGATCCTGTACGGCCTCGCCCGCGCGGGCGTGGACCTCACGAACGCCGGCCTCGTCGTCGGCACCTCGGCCGGTTCGGTGGTCGGGGCCCAGCTCACCTCCGGACTGCTCACCCCGCAAGAGCTCTACGAGCGCCAGCTCGGGGGAGCCGAGGGCGAGGTCGCGGCGAGACTGGGGGCGGGCCTCCTCGCCCGGTACGCCGTCGCCATGGCGCGCTCGCGCACCGCGACGGCCTACCGGCAGCGGGTCGGCGCCCTGGCACTGGCCGCCCACACCGTGGGGGAGAAGGAGCGGCGGGACGTCCTGGCCTCCCGGCTGGTCTCCCGGGAGTGGCCCGAACGGCGGCTCGTCGTCACGGCGGTGGACGCGCAGAGCGGTGAACTCGAAGCCTTCGAGCGGGGGAGCGGCAGCGGACTCGTCGACGCGGTGTCGGCGAGCTGCGCCGTGCCGGGGGTGTGGCCGCCGGTGACGGTCGGCGGGCGCCGTTTCATCGACGGCGGGATCCGCTCCGCCACCAATGCCGACCTGGCCGTCGGCCATGCGCGCGTGGTGATCATCGCCCCCATCTCGCTCGGCTCCAAGCTGGTCCCCTCGCCGTCGGCACAGGCCGCGCGGCTGCGGGAGGCCGGGGCGCGGGTCCTGCTGATCACCCCGTCGGCGGCCGCACGCAAGGCCTTCGGGCGCAACGTGCTGGATCCGGCACGGCGGGACCCGGCGGCACGGGCGGGCCTGGCGCAGGCCGCGGAGCACGTGGAGGAGGCGGCGGCGGTCTGGTCGGCCGGGGCCGCCTGA
- a CDS encoding DUF4442 domain-containing protein, whose amino-acid sequence MSADQMNVGELLAATVPMARTLNLQFLETTPERAVVRLPDQPDYHNHVGGPHAGAMFTLAESASGAIVLAAFGDQLSRAVPLAVKAEIGYKKLAKGVVTATATLGRPAAEVVAELDAGGRPEFPVTIAIQREDEAVTGEMTVVWTLRPNA is encoded by the coding sequence ATGAGCGCAGACCAGATGAACGTGGGCGAACTGCTCGCCGCGACCGTACCCATGGCCCGGACCCTGAACCTCCAGTTCCTGGAGACCACCCCCGAGCGTGCGGTCGTCCGGCTCCCGGACCAGCCCGACTACCACAACCACGTCGGCGGCCCGCACGCCGGCGCGATGTTCACCCTCGCCGAGTCCGCGAGCGGCGCGATCGTCCTGGCCGCCTTCGGCGACCAGCTCTCGCGCGCCGTCCCGCTCGCCGTGAAGGCCGAGATCGGCTACAAGAAGCTCGCCAAGGGCGTCGTGACCGCCACCGCCACCCTCGGCCGCCCGGCCGCCGAGGTCGTCGCCGAACTCGACGCGGGCGGCCGCCCCGAGTTCCCGGTCACCATCGCCATCCAGCGCGAGGACGAGGCCGTGACCGGCGAGATGACGGTCGTCTGGACCCTGCGTCCCAACGCCTGA